CGCTTTCCGTAACCGTTCAAGTATAATGTTGATGGTTATTGCGAAAGGAAGACCATGCTGGAGCACACACGAGAAGCCGCATCGACCGAGCCGCTGCTGGTGGCCGACCACCTTGCGCTCGACCTGCTCAATACCGAGGCGGGCAGCGGCGCGCTTTACGTCGAGTTCTGGAAAAGCGGCGAGGATGTCTTGCGCTGGCTGGCGCGTTGCGGGATCGATGGCGGCGCGCCGGGCAGCCGGCAGGCGATGGACGCCTTGCTGCTCGACGCCAGGGAGCTCAGGGCGCTCGCCCGCGGGCTGGTCGAACGCCGCAAACTGGGGGAGCGGGCCGATCCCGGCGACCTGATGCGGCTGAACCGCTACCTGGCCGCGCTGCAATCGGTACCGGTGCTGGAGTGGGACGAGGACGGGCCGCGGCTGGAGCGGCGGCTGGCGCCGGGAGCGTTGGGGCAGGCACTGGGGCAGGTCGCCGAAGCGCTGGCCGGCCTGCTGGCCACCGGGCAGTTCGACTACGTGCGCCAGTGCGAGCATGCCGACTGCGTGCTGTGGTTCTATGACCGCACCAAATCGCACCGCCGCCGCTGGTGCAGCATGGCCTTGTGCGGCAACCGGCACAAGGCGGCCGAGTTCCGCAGGCGCGGCCGCGCCGGCGCCTGAGTCTCCGCGAATCGACCAGTATTTACTGGCGTTGAAGGCTGGATGTCCCCATGATGCAGGTGTGCCCGATGGACGCGGGCCCGCCTGCGCCTGCAACGCTCCCGCGCGCACGGCGTACTCCTGGAGCGTCGACGACAACGAGGAGCGATCATGAGCCTGAAAGACAAGCTGCCGGCGAACCCGCTGGGCTTCGGTACGGCGCCGCTTGGGAATATGTTCCGCAAGATCCCCGAGCAGGAAGCGGCGGACACCATTGACGCCGCCTGGCGCGCCGGGACGCGCTACTTCGATACGGCGCCGTTCTACGGGGCCGGCCTGTCCGAGATCCGCCTCGGCGAACTGCTGGCGAAGTATCCGCGCGATGAATACGTGTTGAGCACCAAGGTCGGGCGCCTGATCCTGGACGAGGTCGAAGACCCTGCCGCGCGCGATATGGGCGACAAGGGCGGCCTGTTCGGGCATGGCCGGCCGAACCGCATCGTCAACGACTACTCGACCGACGCCACGCAGCGCTCGATCGAGGATAGTCTCAAGCGCCTGCGCACCGACCGCCTGGAGATCGTCTGGGTCCATGACATCGCCCAGGATTTCTATGGCGACGCCTGGCTGTCCTACTTCGAGCAGGCCCGCACCGGCGCCTTCCGGGTGCTGGACCGGCTGCGCGACGAAGGCGTGATCAAGGCCTGGGGCCTGGGCGTGAACCGGGTCGAGCCGTGCGAACTCACGCTCGACCTCGACGAAGCGCGGCCCGACGGCTTTTTGCTGGCCGGACGCTATACGCTGCTCGACCATGCGCGCGCACTGCAGCGCCTGATGCCGGCGGCGCACGCGCGCGGCGTGGAGATCGTGGTGGGCGGTCCATACAGCTCGGGCGTGCTGGTGGGCGGCACGCACTTCGAATACCAGCCGGCCTCGCCCGAGATCCTGGCGCGGGTGGCGCGGCTCCAGGCCCTGGCCGATCGCCACGGGGTGCCGATCAAGGCGGCCGGGCTGCAGTTCGCGCTGGCCAATCCGGCGGTGGCGGCGGTGATCCCGGGCGCAAGCCGGCCGGAGCGACTGGCCGAGGACCAGGCCGCGCTGGAGGCTGTCATCCCGTCCGCCTTCTGGCATGAACTGCGCGAACAGCGGCTGGTGGCGCCGGATGCGCCGCTTCCCATCGATACTCGAGGAGTTGCGGATTCGCCGCTTTCGAGAACTTGAGGAGTTGCGGATTAGGCGGTT
This portion of the Telluria beijingensis genome encodes:
- a CDS encoding aldo/keto reductase; translation: MSLKDKLPANPLGFGTAPLGNMFRKIPEQEAADTIDAAWRAGTRYFDTAPFYGAGLSEIRLGELLAKYPRDEYVLSTKVGRLILDEVEDPAARDMGDKGGLFGHGRPNRIVNDYSTDATQRSIEDSLKRLRTDRLEIVWVHDIAQDFYGDAWLSYFEQARTGAFRVLDRLRDEGVIKAWGLGVNRVEPCELTLDLDEARPDGFLLAGRYTLLDHARALQRLMPAAHARGVEIVVGGPYSSGVLVGGTHFEYQPASPEILARVARLQALADRHGVPIKAAGLQFALANPAVAAVIPGASRPERLAEDQAALEAVIPSAFWHELREQRLVAPDAPLPIDTRGVADSPLSRT
- a CDS encoding CGNR zinc finger domain-containing protein, whose protein sequence is MLEHTREAASTEPLLVADHLALDLLNTEAGSGALYVEFWKSGEDVLRWLARCGIDGGAPGSRQAMDALLLDARELRALARGLVERRKLGERADPGDLMRLNRYLAALQSVPVLEWDEDGPRLERRLAPGALGQALGQVAEALAGLLATGQFDYVRQCEHADCVLWFYDRTKSHRRRWCSMALCGNRHKAAEFRRRGRAGA